The following are from one region of the Prevotella communis genome:
- a CDS encoding carbon starvation CstA family protein — protein sequence MITFVLSLAALVLGYFLYGRFVERVFGPDDRPTPAIAKADGVDFMVLPSWKIFMIQFLNIAGTGPIFGAIMGAKFGPAAYLWIVFGCIFAGATHDYLSGMLSIRNGGANLPEIIGKYLGNATKQIMLIFSVFLLMMVGAVFVYSPALLLQKLCLSSVPGIEILSNSTFWIIVIFVYYIIATMMPIDKIIGKIYPLFAFSLLFMAVALMAMLFVKMPDIPEVWEGVGEASLTTKSIFPCLFITIACGAISGFHATQSPLMARCVKSEKMGRPIFYGAMITEGLVALIWATVAMYFFYNEPTPGYQEMAGGEEIISKAPAIVSMVCDNWLGLFGSILAILGVVAAPITSGDTALRSARLIIADFIHLEQKTMRKRLYVCIPMFAAVIALLIWQMANPEGFDVIWSWFGWSNQTLSVFTLWAITVYLYQQKKNYWISLVPAVFMTVVSVVYLLTEQIF from the coding sequence ATGATTACTTTTGTACTGAGCCTTGCGGCTCTGGTTCTGGGCTATTTCCTTTATGGCCGTTTTGTAGAGAGAGTTTTCGGACCTGACGACAGACCTACGCCTGCCATTGCCAAGGCCGACGGTGTGGACTTCATGGTGCTGCCTTCATGGAAGATTTTCATGATACAGTTCCTGAACATTGCAGGTACTGGACCTATCTTTGGTGCCATCATGGGTGCCAAGTTCGGACCGGCTGCCTATCTCTGGATTGTCTTCGGATGTATCTTTGCAGGTGCTACGCACGACTATCTGAGCGGTATGCTGAGTATTCGTAACGGTGGCGCTAACCTTCCTGAGATTATTGGAAAATACCTGGGTAATGCCACAAAGCAGATTATGCTGATTTTCTCGGTTTTCCTGCTGATGATGGTAGGAGCCGTGTTTGTGTACAGTCCTGCCTTGTTGCTGCAGAAACTGTGCCTGAGTAGTGTGCCAGGCATCGAGATACTGAGTAACAGTACATTCTGGATTATTGTCATCTTCGTGTATTATATCATTGCCACGATGATGCCTATCGATAAGATTATCGGAAAGATTTACCCCTTGTTCGCATTCTCCCTGTTGTTTATGGCTGTAGCCCTGATGGCGATGTTGTTTGTGAAGATGCCAGATATCCCTGAGGTGTGGGAGGGCGTTGGAGAGGCCTCGCTCACAACGAAGAGCATCTTCCCCTGTCTGTTTATCACTATTGCCTGTGGCGCTATCAGTGGCTTCCACGCCACGCAGAGTCCGTTGATGGCGCGTTGCGTGAAGAGTGAGAAGATGGGTCGTCCTATATTCTACGGCGCTATGATTACTGAGGGTCTGGTAGCTCTTATCTGGGCTACGGTAGCTATGTATTTCTTCTACAATGAGCCAACACCTGGATATCAGGAGATGGCTGGTGGTGAGGAGATCATCAGTAAGGCACCGGCAATTGTGAGCATGGTGTGCGACAACTGGCTGGGGCTCTTTGGAAGTATTCTGGCCATTCTGGGTGTAGTGGCTGCACCTATCACCAGTGGTGATACGGCGTTACGCTCAGCACGACTCATCATTGCTGATTTCATCCACCTGGAGCAGAAGACGATGCGCAAGCGTCTGTATGTCTGCATTCCCATGTTTGCGGCTGTCATTGCCCTGCTTATTTGGCAGATGGCCAACCCTGAAGGCTTTGACGTCATCTGGAGCTGGTTCGGCTGGAGTAACCAAACCTTGTCTGTCTTCACACTATGGGCTATCACGGTTTATCTGTATCAACAGAAGAAGAACTACTGGATTTCGCTGGTTCCTGCCGTATTCATGACGGTGGTGAGTGTGGTGTATCTGCTAACGGAGCAAATTTTTTAA
- the nadC gene encoding carboxylating nicotinate-nucleotide diphosphorylase, with the protein MLSVEELNDKLIDLAFAEDIGDGDHTTLCCIPKDAMGESKLLIKEEGIFAGVEIAKEVFRRFDPELQVEVYIEDGAHVKPGDIVMSVKGKEQSLLQTERLMLNILQRMSGIATMTHKYQQALIDAGTKTRVLDTRKTTPGMRMLEKEAVKIGGGMNHRIGLFDMILLKDNHIDFCGGVHNAISRAKQYCKDNGKDLKIECEVRNFKELDEALAEGCDRIMFDNFTPEDTEKAVKIVNGRAETESSGGITYDTMIPYAKAGVDFISFGALTHSVKGLDMSFKAAGSDKLIIK; encoded by the coding sequence ATGTTAAGTGTAGAAGAACTGAACGATAAACTGATTGACCTCGCTTTTGCTGAGGATATTGGTGACGGTGACCACACCACGTTGTGCTGTATCCCTAAGGATGCCATGGGTGAGTCAAAACTGCTGATTAAGGAGGAGGGTATCTTTGCTGGCGTGGAGATTGCCAAGGAGGTATTCCGTCGTTTTGACCCTGAATTGCAAGTAGAGGTATATATTGAGGATGGTGCGCATGTGAAGCCAGGTGACATCGTGATGAGTGTGAAAGGCAAGGAACAGAGTTTGTTGCAGACGGAGCGCCTGATGTTGAATATCCTGCAGCGTATGAGTGGCATTGCCACAATGACGCACAAATATCAGCAGGCGCTGATTGATGCAGGCACGAAGACACGCGTACTCGATACCCGTAAGACAACACCTGGTATGCGTATGCTTGAGAAGGAGGCTGTGAAGATTGGTGGCGGTATGAACCATCGTATCGGCTTGTTTGATATGATCCTGCTGAAGGATAATCATATTGATTTCTGTGGTGGCGTGCATAATGCCATCTCGCGTGCTAAGCAGTATTGCAAGGATAACGGCAAAGACCTGAAGATAGAGTGCGAGGTGCGTAACTTCAAAGAGCTGGACGAGGCTCTGGCCGAGGGATGCGACCGCATCATGTTTGACAATTTCACACCTGAGGATACTGAGAAGGCGGTGAAGATTGTCAACGGACGTGCTGAGACGGAATCAAGTGGTGGTATTACCTACGACACAATGATTCCCTATGCCAAGGCGGGAGTTGACTTCATCTCGTTTGGTGCACTCACACACTCGGTGAAAGGACTGGACATGAGTTTCAAGGCTGCAGGCAGCGATAAACTGATTATTAAATAA
- the ettA gene encoding energy-dependent translational throttle protein EttA has translation MATVDDKKVIFSMVGVSKTIQQNQKQVLKNIYLSFFYGAKIGIIGLNGAGKSTLMKIIAGLDQQYQGDVVWSPGYSVGYLPQEPPLNEEKTVKENVMEGVQHVYDALAEYDEINVKFGLPEYYEDPDKMEKLMNRQAELQDIIDATDAWNMDSKLDRAMAALNCPPGDWSVKNLSGGERRRVALCRLLLQKPDVLLLDEPTNHLDAESIDWLEQHLQQYEGTVIAVTHDRYFLDDVAEWILELDRGEGIPWKGNYSSWLEQKSQRLALEEKAASKRRKTLERELEWVRMAPKARQAKGKARLNSYDKMLNEEQKQKEEKLEIYIPNGPRLGNKVIEAVHVAKAYGDKTLFSDLNFSLPPNGIVGVIGPNGAGKTTLFRLIMGLEQADAGTFEVGETVKLSYVDQQHKDIDPEKSVYQVVSQGNETIRMGGRDINVRAYLSRFNFSGADQEKKCGVLSGGERNRLHLAIALKQEGNVLLLDEPTNDIDVNTLRALEEGLEAFAGCAVIISHDRWFLDRICTHILAYEGDGNVFYFEGNYSEYETNKAQRLGLEEPKRVRYRKLMDE, from the coding sequence ATGGCTACAGTTGACGACAAGAAAGTGATTTTCTCAATGGTTGGCGTAAGCAAGACCATTCAGCAAAATCAGAAACAAGTTCTTAAGAATATTTACCTCAGTTTCTTCTATGGTGCCAAGATTGGTATCATCGGTCTGAACGGTGCAGGTAAGTCCACATTGATGAAAATCATTGCCGGACTGGACCAACAATATCAAGGCGACGTGGTATGGAGCCCCGGCTATAGCGTGGGCTACCTTCCACAGGAGCCACCTCTTAATGAAGAGAAGACCGTCAAGGAGAACGTGATGGAAGGCGTTCAGCATGTGTATGATGCATTGGCTGAATATGATGAGATTAATGTAAAGTTTGGTTTGCCGGAATACTATGAGGATCCTGATAAGATGGAGAAACTGATGAACCGTCAGGCTGAACTGCAGGACATCATTGATGCTACCGATGCATGGAACATGGACTCTAAACTGGACCGAGCCATGGCGGCACTTAACTGTCCTCCGGGCGATTGGAGCGTGAAGAATCTCTCTGGTGGTGAGCGTCGTCGTGTGGCGCTCTGCCGATTACTCCTTCAGAAACCTGATGTGCTGCTCCTCGATGAGCCTACCAACCATCTGGATGCTGAGAGTATCGACTGGTTGGAGCAACATCTGCAGCAGTATGAGGGTACGGTGATTGCCGTGACGCACGACCGTTACTTCCTGGACGATGTGGCTGAGTGGATTCTGGAACTGGATCGTGGTGAGGGTATTCCCTGGAAAGGTAACTACTCTTCATGGCTGGAACAGAAGAGTCAGCGTCTGGCGCTGGAAGAGAAGGCCGCCTCAAAGCGTCGCAAGACGTTGGAGCGCGAGCTGGAGTGGGTGCGTATGGCACCGAAGGCACGTCAGGCAAAGGGAAAAGCTCGTCTGAACTCATACGACAAGATGTTGAATGAGGAACAGAAACAGAAGGAGGAGAAGTTGGAGATCTATATCCCCAACGGACCACGTCTGGGTAATAAGGTTATTGAGGCTGTCCATGTGGCGAAGGCTTATGGTGACAAGACGCTGTTCAGCGACCTTAACTTCAGTCTGCCACCTAATGGCATCGTTGGTGTTATCGGACCTAATGGTGCCGGTAAGACTACTTTGTTCCGTCTTATCATGGGCTTGGAACAGGCTGATGCTGGCACTTTTGAGGTTGGTGAGACTGTGAAACTGTCATACGTTGACCAGCAGCATAAGGATATCGACCCGGAGAAGAGTGTTTATCAGGTTGTGAGCCAAGGTAACGAAACAATACGCATGGGCGGACGCGACATTAATGTTCGAGCTTATCTGAGTCGTTTCAATTTTAGCGGTGCTGATCAGGAGAAGAAATGCGGGGTGCTCTCTGGTGGTGAGCGTAACCGTCTTCACCTGGCTATCGCTTTGAAGCAGGAGGGCAACGTCTTGCTTCTCGATGAGCCAACCAATGATATTGACGTGAACACGCTGCGTGCGCTGGAGGAAGGTCTTGAAGCCTTTGCCGGTTGTGCTGTCATCATCAGTCACGACCGTTGGTTCCTGGATCGTATCTGTACGCATATCCTTGCTTACGAGGGCGATGGTAATGTCTTCTATTTTGAGGGTAACTACAGCGAATACGAAACGAATAAGGCTCAGCGCTTAGGACTGGAAGAGCCCAAACGTGTGCGCTATCGTAAGCTGATGGATGAATGA
- a CDS encoding glycoside hydrolase family 10 protein, whose protein sequence is MKKFICFLILVCAFIAVQAQSPKYEVRAVWLTTIGGIDWPHSYQSEAQKRELTQILDQLQKAGINTVLVQTRVRGTTIYPSAIEPWDGCITGTPGRKASYDPLQLCIDECHKRGMECHAWVVTIPVGKWNKLGCKQLRQKFPKLIKKIGDDGYMDPEQGQTGDYIASICKEIVTNYDVDGIHLDYIRYPETWKIKVSRPQGREYITSIVRKINKAVKTEKPWVKLTCSPIGKYDDLRRYRAGGWNARTTVCQDAQAWLRDGLMDGLFPMMYFQGNNFFPFAIDWQEQSAGRPVVPGLGIYFLDPREGKWTLDQVVRQMNVSRQLGMGHCFFRSKFFTDNVKGIYDFTVRFNQTPALVPPMTWTGQPAPTEPSQLALHHNTLSWQASTDKSDAPHIYYNIYASEDFPVDITKAENLVAARITKTSLLVPNNGKNYAVTAMNRYGIESTPAQLLLNVGKRYAAPTISKTDGRPIALPEKGTILDAEFVIVETLDGRQVALRPYSAFLSVDGLPNGIYQLRSLGKKGRNHRIGFFSIKR, encoded by the coding sequence ATGAAGAAATTTATCTGTTTTCTTATTCTAGTATGCGCCTTTATCGCAGTTCAGGCGCAATCTCCCAAGTACGAAGTCAGGGCCGTCTGGCTCACAACCATCGGTGGTATAGACTGGCCTCACTCCTATCAGTCGGAAGCTCAGAAACGCGAACTCACCCAAATACTGGACCAGTTACAGAAAGCAGGTATCAATACCGTACTCGTACAGACACGCGTACGCGGTACGACCATTTATCCCTCGGCCATCGAACCATGGGACGGCTGCATCACGGGTACGCCTGGCCGCAAGGCTTCCTACGACCCCTTGCAACTGTGTATCGATGAGTGTCACAAGCGTGGCATGGAGTGCCATGCTTGGGTTGTAACCATCCCCGTTGGAAAATGGAACAAACTGGGTTGCAAGCAGTTGCGTCAGAAATTCCCCAAGCTAATCAAGAAGATTGGCGACGATGGCTACATGGATCCCGAACAGGGGCAGACTGGCGACTATATAGCCTCTATCTGCAAGGAGATTGTAACCAACTATGATGTTGACGGCATTCACCTGGACTACATCCGCTATCCTGAGACATGGAAAATCAAAGTAAGTCGTCCGCAAGGCCGCGAGTACATTACCAGCATCGTTCGTAAAATCAACAAGGCAGTTAAGACAGAGAAGCCATGGGTCAAACTGACTTGTTCTCCTATTGGAAAATATGATGACCTTCGCCGCTATCGTGCCGGTGGATGGAATGCCCGGACCACCGTATGCCAGGATGCACAAGCCTGGCTTCGCGACGGACTGATGGACGGACTGTTCCCGATGATGTATTTCCAGGGTAATAACTTTTTCCCCTTCGCAATCGACTGGCAGGAACAGAGTGCCGGACGTCCTGTAGTACCAGGTCTTGGCATCTATTTCCTCGACCCTCGCGAAGGCAAGTGGACACTCGACCAGGTGGTACGTCAGATGAACGTCAGTCGTCAACTGGGCATGGGACATTGCTTCTTCCGTTCCAAGTTCTTTACCGACAACGTGAAAGGCATCTACGACTTCACCGTGCGTTTCAACCAGACGCCAGCACTTGTACCACCCATGACATGGACCGGGCAGCCAGCCCCAACAGAACCCTCTCAACTTGCCCTGCATCATAACACCCTCTCCTGGCAGGCATCTACCGATAAGAGCGATGCTCCCCACATCTATTATAATATATATGCCAGCGAGGACTTCCCCGTAGATATCACAAAGGCTGAGAACCTGGTAGCCGCCAGAATCACCAAGACAAGTCTGCTGGTGCCAAATAATGGAAAGAACTATGCCGTCACAGCGATGAACCGCTATGGCATAGAGAGCACACCCGCCCAACTTCTGCTCAACGTGGGCAAGCGCTATGCAGCTCCCACTATCAGTAAGACCGACGGACGTCCTATCGCCCTGCCCGAAAAAGGTACCATCCTTGATGCTGAATTTGTAATCGTTGAAACCCTCGATGGACGCCAAGTAGCCCTACGCCCCTACTCTGCTTTCTTGTCGGTAGATGGTCTGCCTAACGGCATCTATCAGCTGCGTTCACTGGGCAAAAAAGGACGTAACCATCGCATCGGTTTCTTTAGCATCAAACGCTGA
- a CDS encoding dipeptidase — MKRQLILSAMLVATAGAMACTNFIVGKKASVDGSVICSYSADSYGMFQGLKHQPAAKHPKGTMRQVYDWDTNKYGGEILEAEETYNVIGNINEWQVTIGETTFGGREEMVDTTGIIDYGSLIYITLQRAKTARQAIDIMTSLVEQYGYCSEGETFTICDPNEAWIMEMMGCASDRKVEKGRTVWVALRIPDDMICGHANQSRITKFNMKDKENVRYSKNVVSYARKMGWFKGKDEDFSYNAAYAAPDFSGRRICDARVWSFFNRYADGMDRYIPWAEGHDANAEVMPLWVKPNKKLSVQDVETAMRDHFEDTPFALDSDMGGGIWEMPYRPTPLYYKVDGKEYFNERPVSTQQAGFVFVSQMRSWLPRQIGGCFWFANDDGNMVPFTPVYCCATKAPRPYDTPGADELNFSMDNAFWVQNWVSNMVYPRYSMLFPSLKEVRDSLDNSYFRAQKEVEDKALTLDEAARTKYLTAYTAEKAEQMLARWQKLATYLIVKYNDMTVKPEENGQFTRTKYGLGATVKRPGYSEKYAREIVKQTGKKFEK, encoded by the coding sequence ATGAAAAGACAACTGATTTTATCAGCCATGCTCGTTGCTACGGCGGGAGCAATGGCTTGTACTAATTTTATTGTAGGTAAAAAGGCCTCTGTAGATGGCTCTGTGATTTGTTCTTATAGTGCCGACAGTTATGGCATGTTTCAGGGATTGAAGCATCAGCCTGCCGCCAAGCATCCGAAAGGAACGATGCGTCAGGTGTATGACTGGGACACGAATAAATATGGCGGAGAAATCCTGGAAGCTGAGGAGACTTATAATGTCATCGGCAATATCAACGAATGGCAGGTAACTATTGGTGAGACAACCTTTGGTGGTCGTGAGGAAATGGTGGATACCACAGGTATCATCGACTATGGTTCTCTGATTTATATCACCCTGCAGCGTGCTAAGACGGCTCGTCAGGCTATTGATATCATGACGTCACTGGTGGAGCAGTACGGCTATTGTTCTGAGGGTGAGACCTTCACAATCTGCGACCCCAACGAGGCTTGGATTATGGAAATGATGGGTTGCGCCAGCGACCGAAAGGTGGAGAAGGGCCGCACGGTATGGGTGGCTCTGCGCATACCAGATGATATGATTTGCGGTCATGCTAACCAGAGTCGTATCACAAAGTTTAATATGAAGGACAAGGAGAATGTGCGCTACTCCAAGAACGTGGTCTCTTACGCCCGTAAGATGGGATGGTTCAAGGGTAAGGATGAGGACTTCAGTTATAATGCTGCCTATGCTGCTCCTGATTTTTCAGGTCGTCGTATCTGTGATGCACGTGTATGGAGTTTCTTCAACCGTTATGCCGATGGTATGGACCGTTATATCCCCTGGGCTGAAGGTCATGATGCTAACGCAGAGGTGATGCCTCTGTGGGTGAAGCCCAATAAGAAACTCTCTGTGCAGGATGTGGAAACGGCTATGCGCGACCATTTCGAGGATACACCATTTGCGCTGGATAGCGACATGGGCGGTGGTATCTGGGAAATGCCCTATCGTCCTACACCTCTTTATTATAAGGTGGATGGCAAGGAGTATTTCAATGAGCGTCCCGTATCTACACAGCAGGCCGGCTTTGTGTTTGTAAGTCAGATGCGTTCTTGGTTGCCACGTCAGATTGGTGGCTGTTTCTGGTTTGCCAATGATGATGGTAATATGGTACCTTTCACACCTGTGTATTGCTGTGCTACGAAGGCTCCCCGTCCTTACGACACACCAGGTGCTGATGAACTGAACTTCTCCATGGACAATGCTTTCTGGGTACAGAACTGGGTGAGCAACATGGTTTATCCACGTTACTCTATGCTTTTCCCATCCTTGAAGGAGGTTCGCGACTCGCTGGATAATTCATATTTCCGTGCTCAGAAAGAGGTTGAGGATAAGGCGCTGACACTCGACGAGGCAGCACGTACAAAATATCTCACAGCCTATACAGCAGAGAAGGCTGAACAGATGTTGGCTCGTTGGCAGAAACTGGCTACTTATCTTATCGTAAAGTATAACGATATGACAGTTAAGCCAGAGGAGAATGGTCAGTTCACCCGTACAAAGTACGGACTTGGTGCTACGGTGAAGCGTCCTGGTTATTCTGAGAAGTATGCACGCGAAATCGTTAAGCAAACAGGTAAGAAGTTTGAGAAATAA
- the carB gene encoding carbamoyl-phosphate synthase (glutamine-hydrolyzing) large subunit, whose translation MNKKNLKKVLVLGSGALKIGQAGEFDYSGSQALKALREEGIKSVLVNPNIATIQTSEGIADQVYFQPVNAHFVTEIIKKERPDGILLAFGGQTALNCGTELYLNGTLKEYGVQVLGTSVEAIMDTEDRDRFVKKLDEISLKTPVSHAVENMEDALKAAHEIGFPIMIRSAYALGGLGSGICPDEKAFVELAESAFTFAPQILVEESLKGWKEIEFECIRDANDRCFTVASMENFDPLGIHTGESIVVAPTCSLTEEQVKMLQEITIKCVRHLGIVGECNIQFAFNATTNDYRIIEINARLSRSSALASKATGYPLAFVAAKIALGYTLDQIGEMGTTSSAYVAPSLDYMICKIPRWDLTKFAGVSRQIGSSMKSVGEIMSIGRSFEEMIQKGLRMIGQGMHGFVGNDHTKFDDLDNELANPTDLRIFAIAQALEEGYTIERIEELTKIDVWFLERLKHIVDLKHELQKFDKLEDLSDELLLEVKRCGFSDFQIARFVLKTKSTNMEKENLEVRKLRKQRGIMPSVKRIPTVASEHPELTNYLYFTYTHVPAFGDTKGEKYKVAHDINYYNNEKSVVVLGSGAYRIGSSVEFDWCSVNTINTARKLGYKSIMINYNPETVSTDYDMCDRLYFDELSLERVLDVMDLEQPRGVIVSVGGQIPNNLAMKLHRQGVPVLGTSPVDIDRAENRDKFSAMLDKLGIDQPAWRALTSFDDVKEFVDKVGYPVLVRPSYVLSGAAMNVCYDEEELQRFLNMATEVSKEFPVVVSKFMTETKEIEFDAVADKGEVIEYAISEHVEYAGVHSGDATMVFPAQHIYFSTIRQIKKIAHKIAAELNISGPFNIQFLAKNREVKVIECNLRASRSFPFVSKILKRNFIETATKIMLDAPYQKPEKSEFDIDRIGVKASQFSFARLQNADPVLGVDMSSTGEVGCLGDDLNEALLNSLIATGYSIPKDAVLISSGGAKGKVSLLEPAQQLAKKGYTIYATAGTAKFFNDNGVKAITVAWPDEAGENNVMDLISQHKVGLVINVPKNHTSRELTNGYKIRRGAIDHNIPLMTNVRLAKAFIEAFTAMSLDDIKIKSWQEYNN comes from the coding sequence ATGAACAAAAAGAATCTTAAGAAGGTGCTCGTACTCGGTTCGGGCGCACTGAAAATCGGACAGGCAGGTGAGTTCGACTACTCAGGCTCACAGGCACTGAAAGCCCTGCGTGAAGAGGGCATCAAGAGCGTGTTGGTAAACCCAAACATTGCCACCATCCAGACCTCGGAAGGTATTGCCGACCAAGTGTATTTCCAACCGGTTAATGCGCATTTCGTCACGGAAATCATCAAGAAGGAACGTCCTGATGGTATCCTTTTGGCATTTGGTGGACAGACAGCCCTAAACTGCGGTACAGAACTTTATTTGAACGGTACACTCAAGGAATATGGTGTACAGGTGCTGGGTACCAGTGTTGAGGCTATCATGGATACCGAGGACCGTGACCGTTTTGTGAAGAAACTCGACGAGATCAGTCTGAAGACGCCCGTAAGCCACGCCGTAGAGAATATGGAAGATGCGCTGAAGGCAGCCCACGAGATAGGCTTCCCCATCATGATTCGCTCAGCTTATGCGCTGGGAGGACTGGGTTCTGGTATCTGTCCTGATGAGAAAGCCTTTGTAGAGCTGGCTGAGTCGGCCTTCACCTTTGCACCCCAGATTCTGGTTGAAGAGAGCCTGAAGGGCTGGAAGGAGATTGAGTTCGAGTGCATCCGTGATGCCAACGACCGCTGCTTCACCGTGGCCTCTATGGAGAACTTCGACCCCCTGGGTATCCACACGGGCGAAAGTATCGTAGTGGCTCCTACTTGTTCATTGACCGAGGAACAGGTTAAGATGCTGCAGGAAATTACTATCAAGTGTGTGCGTCATCTGGGTATCGTGGGCGAGTGCAACATCCAGTTTGCTTTCAACGCTACGACCAACGACTATCGTATCATTGAGATCAACGCACGTCTGAGCCGTTCTTCAGCCTTGGCTTCAAAAGCTACGGGTTATCCGCTCGCTTTCGTAGCAGCTAAGATTGCGCTGGGCTATACCCTCGACCAGATTGGCGAGATGGGAACTACAAGTTCTGCATATGTTGCTCCCTCGCTCGACTATATGATATGCAAGATTCCCCGTTGGGACCTCACGAAGTTCGCTGGCGTCAGCCGTCAGATTGGTTCATCAATGAAGTCCGTAGGTGAGATAATGAGTATCGGTCGCTCTTTCGAGGAAATGATTCAGAAGGGCTTGCGCATGATTGGTCAGGGCATGCATGGCTTCGTGGGCAACGACCACACCAAGTTCGACGACCTCGACAACGAGTTGGCTAACCCCACCGACCTACGTATCTTCGCTATTGCCCAGGCTCTGGAAGAGGGCTATACCATTGAGCGCATCGAGGAACTGACCAAGATTGATGTATGGTTCCTTGAAAGACTGAAGCACATCGTTGACCTGAAGCACGAGTTGCAGAAGTTCGATAAGCTGGAGGATCTCTCAGACGAACTGCTGCTTGAGGTGAAGCGTTGTGGCTTCTCAGACTTCCAGATTGCACGCTTTGTGCTTAAGACCAAGTCAACCAATATGGAGAAGGAGAACCTTGAGGTGCGCAAGCTCCGCAAACAGCGTGGCATCATGCCTTCTGTAAAGCGCATCCCCACAGTAGCCAGCGAACATCCTGAGCTCACCAACTATCTCTACTTCACCTATACCCACGTACCTGCCTTTGGCGACACCAAGGGCGAGAAATACAAGGTTGCCCACGACATCAACTATTACAATAACGAGAAATCTGTAGTTGTCTTAGGTTCAGGCGCTTACCGTATCGGTTCGAGTGTAGAGTTCGACTGGTGTTCAGTAAATACTATCAACACCGCTCGTAAGTTGGGCTATAAGTCTATCATGATCAACTACAATCCCGAGACCGTATCTACCGACTACGATATGTGCGACCGTCTCTACTTCGATGAACTCTCGTTGGAGCGTGTGCTCGACGTGATGGATTTAGAGCAGCCTCGTGGTGTTATCGTTTCAGTGGGTGGTCAGATTCCAAACAACCTCGCCATGAAGCTCCACCGTCAGGGTGTGCCTGTACTGGGAACCTCTCCCGTAGATATCGACCGTGCCGAGAACCGCGACAAGTTCTCAGCTATGCTCGATAAGCTTGGTATCGACCAGCCCGCCTGGCGTGCGCTGACGAGCTTCGACGATGTGAAGGAGTTCGTTGACAAAGTGGGCTATCCCGTCCTGGTGCGTCCCTCATATGTGCTCTCTGGTGCTGCGATGAACGTATGCTATGACGAGGAAGAACTGCAACGCTTCCTGAATATGGCTACAGAGGTATCCAAGGAATTCCCCGTGGTGGTGTCTAAGTTCATGACTGAGACCAAGGAGATAGAGTTCGACGCCGTAGCCGACAAGGGTGAGGTGATTGAGTACGCGATCTCTGAGCACGTAGAGTATGCCGGTGTGCACTCTGGTGATGCAACGATGGTGTTCCCTGCACAGCACATCTATTTCTCTACTATCCGTCAGATTAAGAAGATTGCCCATAAGATTGCAGCCGAACTCAACATCTCCGGTCCTTTCAATATCCAGTTCCTGGCAAAGAACCGCGAGGTGAAGGTCATTGAGTGTAACCTGCGTGCCTCCCGTTCGTTCCCCTTTGTTTCTAAGATTCTGAAACGCAACTTCATCGAGACGGCTACAAAGATTATGCTCGACGCCCCCTACCAGAAGCCCGAGAAGAGTGAATTTGATATTGACCGCATCGGTGTCAAAGCTTCTCAGTTCTCATTTGCCCGCCTGCAGAATGCCGACCCTGTCCTGGGTGTCGACATGAGTTCTACGGGTGAGGTTGGCTGTCTGGGCGACGACCTGAACGAGGCTCTCCTGAACAGTTTGATAGCAACTGGCTATTCTATTCCTAAGGATGCCGTGCTCATCTCTTCTGGTGGTGCCAAAGGCAAGGTTTCCCTTTTGGAACCCGCACAGCAGTTGGCCAAGAAGGGCTACACCATCTACGCCACCGCCGGTACTGCCAAGTTCTTCAACGATAATGGCGTGAAGGCTATCACCGTAGCATGGCCCGATGAGGCTGGCGAGAACAATGTGATGGACCTCATTTCCCAGCACAAGGTGGGTCTGGTCATCAACGTACCCAAGAACCACACCTCACGTGAGCTGACCAACGGTTACAAGATTCGTCGTGGCGCCATTGACCACAACATTCCCCTGATGACCAATGTACGTCTGGCAAAGGCCTTCATCGAAGCCTTCACCGCCATGAGTCTCGACGACATCAAGATAAAGTCTTGGCAGGAGTACAACAATTAA